One Solanum lycopersicum chromosome 2, SLM_r2.1 genomic region harbors:
- the PSK2 gene encoding phytosulfokines 2 precursor, whose translation MSKANTSFFFIILLLCFALSYASRPAPAFHEASLNIDHHQDHVRESKQVANEESCNGGQDEECLERRNLAAHLDYIYTQNQNP comes from the exons ATGTCTAAAGCCAATACcagttttttcttcattatactTCTCCTCTGTTTTGCCCTGTCCTATGCTTCTCGTCCTGCCCCAGCTTTTCACGAGGCATCCCTCAACATTGATCACCACCAG GATCATGTTAGGGAATCAAAACAAGTAGCAAACGAAGAGAGCTGCAACGGAGGGCAGGATGAAGAATGTTTAGAAAGAAGGAACTTGGCTGCTCACCTTGACTATATCTATACCCAAAATCAGAACCCGTGA